The genomic window TTGGCAAACTGATGATTTTTATGACaattttctcatatattaTTACGGGAAAACTCTCAAGAAAACTCCAATTACTTTTACTTTGGATGTTTAATACAAACTTTTTCggttagaaaaaaataatacatattcTAATTATAGAATGTGATTTAATATCTAAACCATTAAAtgttgttatttaattatttttttactcaCTATTATATTTCATAACATACAAAATATCAATTCTACTCTTACcatcttaattaattattaatatttaaatgaCATGgcattaatttgtatttttatttgaattatttctttttggtaatatttttatttttaaacaattactttgtttttaaattcaaattaaatataaaaatagaagaaaatcttttaaaacaatattcttcaattttccttttgaaaaACCTTATTTTATCTCTTaggtgtgttttgttttaaaggaaagtcaaagaaaaataattttaaatattttcttctaatttttgtattttatctCTTCTAGATATGATATGAAGgataaaaattagaatttttgaaaaggaaagttaagggaaattatttttttgaagattttcttCCAATTTAATCTCTTCTAGATATATCTCAACGATATAAAGATATAGAGTTTTTGAAAAggaaagttgaaaaaatttaattattttttgaagattttcttCCAATTTAATCTCTTCTAGATATATCTCAATGATATAAAGATATAGAGTTTTTGAAAaggaaagttgaaaaaaaatagttttttaaggattctcttctaatttttgtattttatctCTTCTGATTATCTCTTAATGATATGAAAGAGATCAAATTAGAGCTTTTGAAAAGgaaagttaagaaaataattttttttattggattttttACCATAGCTATTGTTTAGATAAATTTTCATAGAATTGTATTCAGACAACAACACAGATTGacgagagaaagaaaaaatactatattgATCAACAACCTTCAGCTACAACCATCTTGGACGACAATGCGTGTTTAAATCATATTGTTTCTAGCAAGGTCTAGGTAATACGAATTAGTTGGTGAAACACGACCCGACCCATACCCAACTCAAAAAATGGGTACccttttgaagaaaacaaataccCGTCAGATAGGATTCTTTTGCTAATGTAGATGACATTGAGACGAGTAACGGATATAGCTTCAAAAACCATATCCGTTAGACATTAAATTCAGAGTTTTTATTATCCACGAACGTGCAACCCTCACGAAAGTCTTTACAACAAGAGTCCCAATAATCAAACgtaataagaaaaagtgagTAAAATAAATCCTTGATAGGCATAACAAAAGCATCCATAAGAAACCTAAATGAGCAAATCAGTCACTTGGTAAAATAtgcaaaacaacaaaagatgaCTTAGACTTGAAGACTTAGTAGTAGTACTGTACATTCACACGTACCTTCCCTTCCCTGTCTGTCTCTGTTCGGGAATCAGTGATGTCCCACGTCATCAATCATTCAGACAACGACTGTGCCACGTCATTCAACTACAGTCACCTCCTGATCAACCTTCCAGTAGTTAGTGTCGTTGTACTCCTGCATACTATCATCAGGGCTCTCCTTTCCCGGTGAGGCTGTGGTGGTGTTCCTCTTCATCGGTCCTGCTTCTCCCACTATGCCTTCCTTGAGAGCTTGATCCATTGCCCTTTCAGTTCCTTCTGGCTCAACTCCCACAAACTCAACATCTTTTCCAAACAATGAAGGTACAGGCGGTGATCTCGGGCTAATCTCACCTTCTGAGGATGAAGAACCGTTTGGGATTCTCACATCAGGCATCTTCACATCATCTGTACTTCCCGGTGCAATGGCTGAAGATGAATCATTACGTTCAACCCATTCAGGTGACAATTCATCTGTACCCACATCTTCATCAATCTCGATATCAGCGTCTACAGAGACTGCTTCTGAGGTTGAGGCTGTGGCTGCAGTTGAGTCAACAAAAGGGTTCTTGCTTTCTGTAATCAAACagtcttcgtcttcgtcttcttcatctccgcCATCGGAAGTTTCATTCAAGCTTACATCTTCCATTGCTTCCTCGGAAGAAATCGCTCCTGTTCCTGTGTTTTCGCCTAATTCATCTCCTTGGAACGTGAACCAGTTCGAGTTGGTGAATAAATTGCTgcatcaagaaaaaaacatttcattgGTTTTTGGAGCCCTTTGTTCTTTTCTACCTAATACATGGATTTGATAAACTAGCCCTGAAAGCTTACTTCGCTTGTTCATCACCAAGCCTTAGAGATGATATAACAACTTCAGCagattcatcatcaaaatAGACATCCTACAGAATATGTTACAGTCAGGTCTGTTGTAGACGATGTTTTCTATAAACGTAGAACataatatataactataatGAATACCTCTTCATCTCTGTCATTAGAACCATGCTCCTGGAACGAGAAACATGGAATTTAGATTCAgccaaaattttaagaaataaatcaGAGAGATTAACAACTACCTCTCCAGCACCATTGTTCTCTTGCATGTTGTATCTGAACTGGTTCAAGTTATTAGCTAAACCAGCAAGATCATAATCCCTATCATGGACTTCGTCATCATCACTGTCCCTAGTCCTATCATGTAATGCAGTCGGGCGTCTGCATGCGATATAAAGTGAATTATCATTAAGAGACAAAATCGGAACTAGATACTGTGCCAACTATTGTCAAACCTGAAAGTGTTTGGACCAAGTTTCCTATTATATTTCTATGCTTTTACTAAGACAACCTAGCAAATATATTCTGAAAGTGTAAATACTCGACTGATAGTTGCATCAATAGTGTGACAAGAAGCCATAAATGTTTGATCAGAGGTGTACCCGCAAACCCAGCGATACACATTCTCAACTGCATTTCGATCATGCAACGTATTAGCTTCCCACTCACCCCAATCGTTATTTtcctaacaaagaaaaacagaacgTATCAGAATGTTGTATGTACCAAACAAAATGCAGCTATACACGTACACAACATTTGACGTAAAACCATGCCtaaatattagaaagaaaattagttAGACATAGGATATTTCATTATGGACACATCTTGATGGGTTCTGTAAAGAGAATACAAAGTAATTTACACTGTTTTTACTCCAACGAGTACATAACAGAGTGATACAATAGAGTAGATATTGACAAACACCAATAATCACAACTCAAATCAATTTATGTAGAAAGATGGTATACTGCAGATAACAGTAAATCTGCAATCATTGTTACAATAAAAGGTTACTGTTACTGAAAAACGAACCTCAAGTAAAGTCTTTATCTGGTTACTGTTAGTTGACAGCTGAACAAGCTTGTTTGAGATTCTTGAGATATGACCAACATTCCCCACCCGTGGAGCCTGCTTTCCAGCAGCAGCTAATGTTGGCTGCATGAAAGCAGAATCAATTATATCTATAACTCAGTACACCTTATCCTTAAGAAAAGTCGAGAAGTGGATATAACAGGCCATTTCTGAAtctgattttaaaaacaaaaagaaggtATAACGATAACTATAATTGCTTTGCAAACCACAGAATCCAAATCTTGCCTCACAGAACTGATGACAGAAGTAGTTCAACATCATGTCTCACAGAACATGGTAAATTGTGTATTATCTCTCTAGACAAACTTTACTCATAAGCATGCGCAAAACAATTCATACCTGCTTATCACCAGAAAGAATTGgctgtttctctgttttaataatttttccAATCAAATCACACTCTCGGAGAAGATGGTCAACTATCTCATCGTTCTTGCTTTCTAAACACGATAAAATTATACTCTCCACCTGATGATGCAGAGCATTATTATACGGGTACCTGCATAGTTGGAATGAACAATTGAAAGATGAATTTAGCCAAGCGCGGAATaacaaagaatttaaaattttgtaatcgATCCAGGGAGTGGAGTGTATTTACTCAAAGAACAGATCAAGGACTCTTCTAATAGCTCCTGAGCTAGCTAGTTCTTTTCCTGTTGCTTCACTTCGAGTTTTCAGCAAGACAGCAATGAACTCCACAATCTAAGCAAGCCATCAGCAACAAAAACGAAATCAGAATAATATTACACAACAGAAAACACACACAAGAGTATATGTGTAGATCCAAGATCCACCTTATAACTAAACCATCTTCCAGTTGACAATaactaaaatttcaaaatgaaaccTGACCTTCAGACGATGACTGCCAAGAGGAGGCCTCAACTGCCCATAGGTTGTAGGTAAAATCTTTTCATCAGAGGTCACATTTAAAAGTGCGACAAAGTCACCTGCACCACAGATGAAAGCCAGGTACGAAATTCAAGTCAGTGGTCCAATCACATAAAGAAGTGGagtcaaattttaaattatatatgttcaacAAGAATGAAAGCTGAAATATATCCAGCTAGAAAGATCAAATAATATACGCAGAAACTACTATTAAGAAAATGGAATGATGCACGAAATTGCAGCAATACAATAATAAAGTAGAAGATAATCATTGATTTGCAAACATTTATTGACAGTACAGAATCAGACATTAATCAATGTTAGGATGAACCAAAAAGATAGAATCGAATCCTAGCAATCAGTAAAAGAGCTAATACAAGTGTTCTGATGAAAAATATTCAGCAGCAAAAACAAGAATGATATGATCATATGCACTCATGTACAGAACACAATGTGTCATTTTGTTACACTGACCAAGTCTAGGCAGCATGGTGGCAATAGTCTCCGGATTCACAGAAATTGGAGACTCGAAGATTTGTTGTCCCCTGAATGAATACATAAAGGGGGAAGAAACTACAGATCTTCTTGGGCTCAACAATGAAATGCACACCGAAAGTGTGTGGACAAGGCTAGATTTGGACTGAGGATCTTCGAAAGCATGACCAAATATCCTTGCAACAAAACTGCAAACAAAAAGGTCACTGAATCATCATACAATTTAAACATGTTTTAGCATATTTAAGACAATAAGACATCCTACAAACCTTGAACTAGAAAGTTTGGTAGCCAACGGTGACGGTGCATTTTGAGCGATAGTGCACAGTGTTTCAGCAGCATTTGCATGAACTTCAAGAGAGTTCTGATCcaagccaaaaataaaaacaaaactttcagaATATTCATATCTGAACTattcaaaattagaaaatgtaAGTCTTATTGTTTGACCGAAATAATAACCACACATGCAGAGAAGCCTCTCAACACTACATTTACGAATTTGGTAGTAGGGAATCAAAAACCGCATCACGAATAAAACAGAGATGGCAAATGCAGGAGAGTCTCTCCAACTATTCTCTACTAGTCTCTTGTCTTATAAAGGTAAAACAATGTGCTTTTTCGACATGAAGAACCAACAGATCCCAGTTAAtagtaaaacaataataacgAGAAGAACAGAAGTGGCTCAAAAAAGCTCATTCTTCCTATATTTCAATCATTTGATGAATAGACGCTTTAACAAATTACTTACTGATGGGCTAAGCTTATCCACAATCATTTCAAGCAGATTGCTATCAGCTAACCATTGCATCACATCTAGGTGGTTAGGATACACATGATCATCCGCACCAACCAACCGGATAAGAACCTATATAAATCACATGCATAAGCTTACAAGTGATTACCAGAATCAAATATAAGGATAAGAGGAGAGAGAAGGTTTACCTCCATAATGGACGTGATCCCTATCAAATCAACCAGTTGCTGGAAAACATTCTGATGGGCCTGTATATGGTATTGTAAAAcattatttgcttcttttctatTGACTGCACACCACATAATTCACTGAGTAacaagtataaaaaaaaaaaggtgcaCCTCAATAATATGTCAAACTATTCAAGGATTTTCTACCTAAACCACAACGTCATTTATATCGACATAGTATAATTATCATTAACAGTAGGTcgaagaaaaatttattgagCACAAAAAATTACAAGGACTGGGAACATCCCACTTAATATGCTTTCTGCcacacaaattttattttcaatcagAGCTTCGCATGATCGTTGTGCTATTTGCAAGATTTTCAAATGAACATCCAAATAGAGAACTCACTTTTACATAGTTCATCAGCGGGACCGTCTTCCTCAACATGAGGCATATGACAACCTATTCCCAGAAGAG from Arabidopsis thaliana chromosome 3, partial sequence includes these protein-coding regions:
- a CDS encoding SIT4 phosphatase-associated family protein (SIT4 phosphatase-associated family protein; INVOLVED IN: biological_process unknown; LOCATED IN: cellular_component unknown; EXPRESSED IN: 25 plant structures; EXPRESSED DURING: 13 growth stages; CONTAINS InterPro DOMAIN/s: SIT4 phosphatase-associated protein (InterPro:IPR007587); BEST Arabidopsis thaliana protein match is: SIT4 phosphatase-associated family protein (TAIR:AT1G07990.1); Has 1154 Blast hits to 1024 proteins in 229 species: Archae - 4; Bacteria - 93; Metazoa - 408; Fungi - 293; Plants - 121; Viruses - 2; Other Eukaryotes - 233 (source: NCBI BLink).), with the protein product MFWKLTALSAASPVESILDKEDFTLEELLDEEDIIQECRALNSRLINFLRERAQVEQLLRFIVEESPEDADSKRAFKFPFISSEVLTCEIDVILKTLVDEEELMNLLFSFLEPNRSHSVMLAGYFSKVVICLMLRKTVPLMNYVKAHQNVFQQLVDLIGITSIMEVLIRLVGADDHVYPNHLDVMQWLADSNLLEMIVDKLSPSNSLEVHANAAETLCTIAQNAPSPLATKLSSSSFVARIFGHAFEDPQSKSSLVHTLSVCISLLSPRRSVVSSPFMYSFRGQQIFESPISVNPETIATMLPRLGDFVALLNVTSDEKILPTTYGQLRPPLGSHRLKIVEFIAVLLKTRSEATGKELASSGAIRRVLDLFFEYPYNNALHHQVESIILSCLESKNDEIVDHLLRECDLIGKIIKTEKQPILSGDKQPTLAAAGKQAPRVGNVGHISRISNKLVQLSTNSNQIKTLLEENNDWGEWEANTLHDRNAVENVYRWVCGRPTALHDRTRDSDDDEVHDRDYDLAGLANNLNQFRYNMQENNGAGEEHGSNDRDEEDVYFDDESAEVVISSLRLGDEQANNLFTNSNWFTFQGDELGENTGTGAISSEEAMEDVSLNETSDGGDEEDEDEDCLITESKNPFVDSTAATASTSEAVSVDADIEIDEDVGTDELSPEWVERNDSSSAIAPGSTDDVKMPDVRIPNGSSSSEGEISPRSPPVPSLFGKDVEFVGVEPEGTERAMDQALKEGIVGEAGPMKRNTTTASPGKESPDDSMQEYNDTNYWKVDQEVTVVE
- a CDS encoding SIT4 phosphatase-associated family protein; translation: MLLFYMLICSLRERAQVEQLLRFIVEESPEDADSKRAFKFPFISSEVLTCEIDVILKTLVDEEELMNLLFSFLEPNRSHSVMLAGYFSKVVICLMLRKTVPLMNYVKAHQNVFQQLVDLIGITSIMEVLIRLVGADDHVYPNHLDVMQWLADSNLLEMIVDKLSPSNSLEVHANAAETLCTIAQNAPSPLATKLSSSSFVARIFGHAFEDPQSKSSLVHTLSVCISLLSPRRSVVSSPFMYSFRGQQIFESPISVNPETIATMLPRLGDFVALLNVTSDEKILPTTYGQLRPPLGSHRLKIVEFIAVLLKTRSEATGKELASSGAIRRVLDLFFEYPYNNALHHQVESIILSCLESKNDEIVDHLLRECDLIGKIIKTEKQPILSGDKQPTLAAAGKQAPRVGNVGHISRISNKLVQLSTNSNQIKTLLEENNDWGEWEANTLHDRNAVENVYRWVCGRPTALHDRTRDSDDDEVHDRDYDLAGLANNLNQFRYNMQENNGAGEEHGSNDRDEEDVYFDDESAEVVISSLRLGDEQANNLFTNSNWFTFQGDELGENTGTGAISSEEAMEDVSLNETSDGGDEEDEDEDCLITESKNPFVDSTAATASTSEAVSVDADIEIDEDVGTDELSPEWVERNDSSSAIAPGSTDDVKMPDVRIPNGSSSSEGEISPRSPPVPSLFGKDVEFVGVEPEGTERAMDQALKEGIVGEAGPMKRNTTTASPGKESPDDSMQEYNDTNYWKVDQEVTVVE